The stretch of DNA CACTCCATACAAAGCAATGGTTAAGAGACTAACCAAAGAAGCCATTACTTCATTGGATAAGAGATTGGCAATTCGATCATTGGCAGAAACTCGCTCTGTGATATCGCCGGCAAAACGCTGTTGAAAAAACTGAATGGGAAGATACATAATTCGCCACAGAAAACCAATCGTACTAATCAGCGTTAATTTTAGTTTTATCAACAACAGGAAATAATTCTGCAGACTGCTTAACAAAATGATTGATACAATCATAACCAGAAAAACGCTAAAAAAAGGCAGGATCCAGGAGTTTAATTTTTCGACCAGAATATTATCGATAAAAATCTTGGCTAATGCCGTGATCATCAGGTTAGGCACAACTAAAGCAAGACTGGCAATGAACACAAAAAACAATTCTTTATCCAGACCTTGCAGACGATTTCTTAAAGCTGAATAAAGAGAGGCCGGTCTGCCATGAGCCATGAAATCAATGTCTGGCGATAACAATAACAATACGCCGGTAAAAGCTTGGTCAAATTGTTGATAGCTGACAGTTCTTGGCCCGCAGGCGGGATCATTAATATAAATTTTTTCTTTGGAAATTCCCTCAAGAACTACGAAATGATTAAATTCCCAGAATAAAATAACCGGGGCGTTCAGCTCCTGCAGGCTGGCTATAGAATCTACTTTAGCCGCCTGAGCAGTTAAACCATGCTGGCGGGCCGCGGCTAGCATCATACTGGCATTGCAACCATCGCGTGATACGCCGCAGTCGACCCGCATTTTTTCCAGAGGAATATGCCGCCCATAATAGGCGAGTATAATCGCCAAAGCCGCTGCTCCGCATTCGGTGGCTTCCATTTGCAATATGGTAGGTGTTTTTGCGCGCTTCATCCTAATCACTTCCAATTAATTGTTTTAAAGCGGGCAGAAACAATGTCACCGGTGCTTGCTTGCGAACAATGATATTAATTTCTACCATGGTTCCGGCAGTAATGATCTGAGGAGGACCTGAGGCGGAAGTCCATTGAAAACCGCTAAGCGTCTCAGGGTCTTTTTCCAATAAGATTCTGATTTCAATAGGAAGATTTTTTTCAGTGAGATGCTGCACCAGTTCAGTGTTTTTCAGAACAGCCTCCATGCTGTCTGAATTACTGGGATAGGGTGATACATACTGCACTTTACCGAGTATACTGCCGTATTCTTCTTTTTTAATCACCGTAGGGGTAATTAGCGCCTTCATGCCAGTTGAAATTTTTTTCCCCTGATCCGCAGGAACGTAGGCAATGACCCCAAGCTGGTCTGGCGAAGGTGCGATACTCATAACGGGCATGCCATCTTTGACCATATCGCCAAGCTGCACCTGGATATTGGTCACTGTCCCTTTCGTGGGGCTGTATACATGCAGACCTGTTTCATATTGAGATTTCAATACATCGAGTTCCTGCTTTTTGTCCCTGATTTTTAAATCCAGTGCACGGATTTTTTCCTGCCATTCTTCGAGATAGGCTTTCTCGTTCATATCATTTTGTAATAACTCTTTTTTAGTCGTTTCGATATTTTTTTTGGTATCATAAAACTGCTGCCAGCTGGCAACCACTTCCTGTTTGGTTATCAGGCCTTTTTTGAACGCGGCTTTACGAATTTCCAATAATTCCTGGGCATAAATTAAATTTTCACTCTGCTGTTTAATGACATTTTGTAAATAGTCATTCTGTTTTATAACCTGCTGGTGCCGGTTTTTGGTAGCCGCTTCCGCTTCTTTCAACAGATTCTGATATTTTTGCTCGATAAGGGAAAGAGTTTGCTGCTGGGTTGCAATTTGTTCTTTTAAAGCAGGATTATTCAGTGTCGCCAGCAGCTGGCCGCTCGTCACTGAATCTCCCAGTTTGACCAGTAAATCGCTGACATAAGCTTCACCGGCAGGGGCGGAAGCATTGTAAAGTCCTTCATTATTAGGGAGGATGATGCCCTGGCCTTCAACCCGGGTGCTGATCGTTCCAAAAATGGACCAGAGTGCAATACCCAGCGCAAGCAGGCTCAGACTGCCTAATAAAATCCAGGATTTGCTGCTGGTTATTACAATCGCATGATTTAATTGCTCAGGAACTGAGAGATGGGTAAGGGCTTCTTTGCGAAATAAACTCCTGGGATCATCGGATGACACAGCTTGCAATCCTTTTCGATTGATAGACTCACAATTAACTATATCACAGATTTTGTGTAAAATTTGTTCAGGCCATTTCCTTTCATTGCTTATGACTGTGAAATGCAATTCCAGGATCGAAAAAACTTCTTTCCAGTTTGATACATTCTCATGACTGCTCAAAATAAGTACAATTATTTTATTGATTGAACGAGGAGTGGTGAAATGAAATCTAAGAATACTGTAAGCAATATTGATAACGAGTCAAGAGACCTTGCAAGTATCCGACTGGCCCAAAGTTTATGGAGCCGAGGAACACCAATTACAGGAACACCCGCTGAAAGCTATCTGGTATCCACCAGAAAAATTACTGCAAGTGTTGCCAGCCGCTTACAGTTTAAGTATGTGCAAGGCAAACTGGGAATTCCAAAGCTGGATCAATATGGCTTTAATGATTACCTTATTGCGCCGGTCTATAACCTGAAAGATGAGCTCATTGGCCTTCAGATTGTTCAACTCGACACCGAAGGCAACAAAGCAATGCCTGCTGATGCGGATAAAAGTTATTACTGCAAAATGTATTTGGGCCCGGCAAAACCCGCATTGCCAGGCAAGGCAGCCGTAATTAATGATGTTGAAAATCAGGATGCGGTGTTTATTGCGGAGGGGATTGAGACGGCTTCCAGTATTGCAGTAATTCCCGCTATTCGCGAGCGATACAGAATTCTGGCCTCTCTGGGAGTAACCGAATTACCTGCGACACTGAGCTATATCAGAACGCATTACTCCAGAGATACCACTATTATCCTACTCAAAGATCATGATAAGCCTGGTTCGTCAGCAAGCAATGATTTTCAAAAAGCTCTCGAACTATTTGAAGGGGCAGGTTATCGCGTTATAGTCAAAGAACCTGTAGTAGAAGGCCATGACTGGAATGATGTGCTGGCCCAGCATGGAAGTGTGGAACTTGAGCGGCAGTTGGCTGTTGATGTCCATGCGCTGCAATCGCAAGGGGAGCCTATTATCCGCAACGAATTAAAAAACCTTTATGCCAGTTTATTGACCAGTGAAGCAAAAACCGACGAGCAGAATTTATTATTTAGCTTGTCTCTGGTGGTTAACCGGAAACTGGATAAAATGACTAGACTAATTCCTTCAATTGAGGAAACTGTAAAAAGACTGGCTGAATCTGGTCAGGTTTCCTTAACAGCAGAAACTGCCCATTTTGAGAAAAATGATACCGAATTAAAATTGGCCATGAAAACGCTGGATTCAATCCGTAAGCGATTGGAGTCTGTTCTGCAATTGCCATCCCTTCCTGAATCAGTAAAGGAATATAGAGCTCAAGCCCTAAAATTAAAAAACAGCAAACAAAAGCTGACGGCAAATAATCAAAAGGTCCTCAGAGAGGAAATAAACGCTGCGTATGATAAGGCAATGAATGATTATGTAAGCATGAGCGCAGAGCCCGGCGCAGAATTTAGGAAGATAGCTGGAGACGATCACTATGCGTATTTCTTTAACCTGATTATTGAGAGGTCTAAAATCTTAAGTTTTTCTGAAATGCGCCGCTCGCTAAGCGTCGAAATTAAAAATCGTGAGCAAGCACAGAAAGAACTGTCTGAGAAGGCTCGGACTGAAAAAGAGCAAAAGCATAAAGACGAACTTCTTAATGCATTTATAAAGCAAAATGATCTGGTCATTGAATTGGCTTCCTATATGAACAAGCTATTTGTTCTAATTGATTCAAGTAAACTCAGCGTGGAGCGCGAGATAGAAGATATGGACTATCGCGCTTACCAGGATTTTTATGTCAAATTGCACGAAGAAGCTCAGGCGAGCGATGAGGATTTAGAAAGCTTGCAGCACTGGCTTAATAATCTGGGTAATTTCAAAACGCTTTCACCCTTGAAATATGAGCCTCCTAAAGGTGAAGATGTACGTCCAGTGAAGTTTATATTTGAAGAATATGATGAGCAGGAAACGCTTGAAAATATAACGGATGCGATGATGAATCATCTGCCGGCAATCACCCCGACGCTAGCTCTGGATTCCCGCGATAAGGGTAAAGAGATTGACGATCAGGAAGCCGCGCCACAGCAGGATGATTTGCTGACGCGCAGCATTTATGATTATGTGATTGAGTTATCCGCAATCCTGTACAAATCATTTGAGGTGAGCTCTCCAGATGGCAAGTTTACCCAGGAGTTTGACGGCTTGGTGGTCCGTGATAGACAATTAACCATCATGGAAAGAAAAGCGAATGATGGAACGGGCGTTAGTGTATTGCAGCGTAATTTTTGTCAGCAGAAAATCGGTTCGAAAGAACAATTTGTGGATAAAAACTGGCTTCCTTCAATACTGGGCCATGCACAACCGGAATCATTTATCAAAATTGATGCTCCTGAATCTAAGGACTGGTATAGCCCGGCATTTGACGATGCAATGAAAAACCGGCTAATGACCGCTGCAAAGAAAACAGTTGTTGAGGCTTTAAGGGATCTTCGCCTGGAATTTAACATGAACTTACCCAAACATTTTTCAGATGGTTATCAGGGTGTATTTTTCAGCTCCAGGCTGAACGATGTGAAAGTTCGCTTCTCAAGACAGGGTCTGGGCAATGAAACTATCGCTCACCGTCGTATAGACGATATTAAATCGGATATGGCTACTGAAGTAATGAAGAGGGTTTAATAGGTTCAGAGAGATCTGAAATTATGTGCAGATTGGGCCTTAACCACTACTCCCTACGTCCCTCGGCTTGTCCGAGGGAACCAGGAATCTGATGCCAGGATTGGATCTCTGGATCCCCTGGACAAGTGTATAGCAAAGGGAGGTAGGTAAAGTCTTAAGGCAGTTCCATTAGGCCCTTGGCCCAATATGAATTAAATAATCGGAGATCAATGATAAATATTGCTGAAGTTTTATTATTAGGTTTAATTCTAAGTATTGATTCATTTTCGGCAGCCCTCGCAATGGGCCTCAAGCCCCATCAGACCCGAGATGCTATGAATTTTGCGTCATTGTCTGCTGGCGCCGAGTTAATCGCCGCCCTCATTGGCGCAATTGCCGGTGAGCAAATTATCTTAATACTAGGACCAGTAGCTCGCTGGATTGGATTTATTATGCTCTCGGCAGTTTCCCTGCACATGTTATACGAAGGATTTATTGAGTATAAAAATAGAAATGAGGCAGTCTCTGCGGTCAAGTTTCATGGATTCTTTAAATTATTGGTCGTTGCCGTTGCAACCAGCCTCGATGCGCTTGCAGTGGGCGTCAGCGTGGGCGTCACCGGGAAAGCCTTATGGCCTTATCTGCTTTCCATCGGCGCCTGGGCCTTCATTATGA from Legionella quinlivanii encodes:
- a CDS encoding manganese efflux pump MntP family protein; translation: MINIAEVLLLGLILSIDSFSAALAMGLKPHQTRDAMNFASLSAGAELIAALIGAIAGEQIILILGPVARWIGFIMLSAVSLHMLYEGFIEYKNRNEAVSAVKFHGFFKLLVVAVATSLDALAVGVSVGVTGKALWPYLLSIGAWAFIMTIIGMGIAKKAPQRLSAVFNVLGAIILFVIAVEML
- a CDS encoding toprim domain-containing protein, which produces MKSKNTVSNIDNESRDLASIRLAQSLWSRGTPITGTPAESYLVSTRKITASVASRLQFKYVQGKLGIPKLDQYGFNDYLIAPVYNLKDELIGLQIVQLDTEGNKAMPADADKSYYCKMYLGPAKPALPGKAAVINDVENQDAVFIAEGIETASSIAVIPAIRERYRILASLGVTELPATLSYIRTHYSRDTTIILLKDHDKPGSSASNDFQKALELFEGAGYRVIVKEPVVEGHDWNDVLAQHGSVELERQLAVDVHALQSQGEPIIRNELKNLYASLLTSEAKTDEQNLLFSLSLVVNRKLDKMTRLIPSIEETVKRLAESGQVSLTAETAHFEKNDTELKLAMKTLDSIRKRLESVLQLPSLPESVKEYRAQALKLKNSKQKLTANNQKVLREEINAAYDKAMNDYVSMSAEPGAEFRKIAGDDHYAYFFNLIIERSKILSFSEMRRSLSVEIKNREQAQKELSEKARTEKEQKHKDELLNAFIKQNDLVIELASYMNKLFVLIDSSKLSVEREIEDMDYRAYQDFYVKLHEEAQASDEDLESLQHWLNNLGNFKTLSPLKYEPPKGEDVRPVKFIFEEYDEQETLENITDAMMNHLPAITPTLALDSRDKGKEIDDQEAAPQQDDLLTRSIYDYVIELSAILYKSFEVSSPDGKFTQEFDGLVVRDRQLTIMERKANDGTGVSVLQRNFCQQKIGSKEQFVDKNWLPSILGHAQPESFIKIDAPESKDWYSPAFDDAMKNRLMTAAKKTVVEALRDLRLEFNMNLPKHFSDGYQGVFFSSRLNDVKVRFSRQGLGNETIAHRRIDDIKSDMATEVMKRV
- a CDS encoding NHLP bacteriocin system secretion protein, with protein sequence MSSDDPRSLFRKEALTHLSVPEQLNHAIVITSSKSWILLGSLSLLALGIALWSIFGTISTRVEGQGIILPNNEGLYNASAPAGEAYVSDLLVKLGDSVTSGQLLATLNNPALKEQIATQQQTLSLIEQKYQNLLKEAEAATKNRHQQVIKQNDYLQNVIKQQSENLIYAQELLEIRKAAFKKGLITKQEVVASWQQFYDTKKNIETTKKELLQNDMNEKAYLEEWQEKIRALDLKIRDKKQELDVLKSQYETGLHVYSPTKGTVTNIQVQLGDMVKDGMPVMSIAPSPDQLGVIAYVPADQGKKISTGMKALITPTVIKKEEYGSILGKVQYVSPYPSNSDSMEAVLKNTELVQHLTEKNLPIEIRILLEKDPETLSGFQWTSASGPPQIITAGTMVEINIIVRKQAPVTLFLPALKQLIGSD